One region of Proteiniborus ethanoligenes genomic DNA includes:
- a CDS encoding helix-turn-helix domain-containing protein yields MGRKGAFTTNEKLEYVHRCLDGIDSINNTAKLIGVDNSTLREWIRNFQALGVDGLGTSKNSFYSEEIKNIAVRDYLDGKGSLAD; encoded by the coding sequence ATGGGAAGAAAAGGTGCATTTACAACAAATGAGAAACTAGAATATGTCCATAGATGTTTAGATGGAATAGACTCCATTAATAATACTGCTAAACTTATTGGCGTTGACAATAGCACCTTAAGAGAATGGATTAGAAATTTTCAAGCACTAGGTGTTGATGGATTAGGTACTTCTAAGAATTCTTTTTATTCAGAAGAAATTAAGAATATAGCTGTAAGAGATTACTTAGATGGAAAAGGATCATTAGCTGAT